A genomic region of Herbaspirillum sp. DW155 contains the following coding sequences:
- the rfbG gene encoding CDP-glucose 4,6-dehydratase produces the protein MANFWRDKRVFITGHTGFKGSWLTLWLHLMGARVSGYALPAPTNPSLFHLARLHNCVQTTTGDVRDPRHLAETLAAVQPDVVFHLAGQPQISQAFMNPLDTFATNVMGTAHLLEAVRLTPSVRAVVVATSNKCYENREWLWGYREDDPMGGRDPFSSSKGAAELVTAAYRRSYFSSEKGSQVGLASVRTGNVIGGGDFSPERLVPDFIRALEKEEPVVIRQPRAVRPWQFVLEPLSGYLQIGKLLYEQGSTYAEAWNFGPADTDLQTVAQLCATFNHSLQKNDVEPIEVRLEPEPDDQQQAVLRLDISKARQRLDWIPRMELYTALELTAQWYAGYLNNEDLRTLSENQIAFYQSLN, from the coding sequence ATGGCTAACTTTTGGCGCGACAAGCGCGTTTTCATCACCGGTCATACCGGCTTCAAGGGGAGCTGGCTGACCTTGTGGCTGCACCTGATGGGAGCCAGGGTGAGCGGCTACGCGTTGCCGGCCCCGACCAATCCCAGCCTGTTCCACCTGGCGCGCCTGCACAACTGCGTGCAGACCACCACCGGCGACGTGCGCGACCCGCGCCATCTGGCCGAGACGCTGGCGGCAGTGCAGCCGGACGTGGTGTTCCATCTGGCCGGCCAGCCGCAGATCAGCCAGGCTTTCATGAATCCGCTCGATACTTTCGCCACCAACGTGATGGGCACCGCCCACCTGCTGGAGGCGGTGCGCCTGACGCCCAGCGTGCGTGCGGTCGTGGTGGCCACCAGCAACAAATGCTACGAGAACCGTGAATGGCTGTGGGGCTACCGTGAGGACGACCCCATGGGCGGACGCGATCCCTTCAGCAGCAGCAAGGGCGCCGCCGAACTGGTCACGGCGGCCTATCGGCGTTCTTATTTTTCATCCGAGAAGGGCAGCCAGGTCGGCCTGGCCTCGGTGCGTACCGGCAACGTCATCGGCGGCGGCGATTTCTCGCCGGAACGGCTGGTGCCTGACTTCATCCGTGCCCTGGAAAAGGAAGAACCCGTGGTCATCCGCCAGCCGCGCGCGGTGCGCCCCTGGCAATTCGTGCTGGAGCCGCTGTCGGGTTACCTGCAGATCGGCAAGCTGCTCTACGAACAGGGCAGCACCTATGCCGAGGCCTGGAATTTCGGACCGGCCGATACCGACCTGCAGACCGTGGCCCAGCTCTGCGCCACCTTCAATCACTCACTGCAGAAGAACGATGTGGAGCCGATCGAGGTACGCCTCGAACCCGAGCCGGACGACCAGCAGCAGGCGGTGCTGCGGCTGGATATCTCCAAGGCACGCCAGCGCCTGGACTGGATTCCGCGCATGGAGCTGTACACGGCGCTGGAGCTGACCGCGCAGTGGTATGCCGGCTATCTCAACAACGAAGACCTGCGTACCCTGAGCGAGAACCAGATCGCCTTCTAT